From Pseudomonas putida, one genomic window encodes:
- a CDS encoding urease accessory protein UreF, which produces MNSDLALLRLLQLASPGLPVGGFTYSQGLEWAVEAGWVRDIKSFSAWQCEQMHDTLAYLDWPVLARLYHACQADDAGAFARWSRFLLANRETAELRLEEQQRGAALARLLDGWQLGQAPAWRPSLELSQLGGMAWLAVHWSIPLRQLALGHAFAWLEGAVMAGVKLVPFGQQAAQTLLRDLGETLPGIIDHALALGDDQLGGGLPLLAIASSRHETQYTRLFRS; this is translated from the coding sequence ATGAACAGCGACCTGGCATTGCTGCGCCTGCTGCAGCTGGCCAGCCCCGGCTTGCCGGTGGGGGGCTTTACCTACTCGCAAGGCCTTGAGTGGGCCGTTGAGGCGGGGTGGGTGCGAGACATCAAAAGCTTCAGCGCCTGGCAGTGCGAGCAGATGCACGACACCCTCGCTTACCTGGACTGGCCGGTCCTGGCGCGCCTGTACCACGCGTGCCAGGCCGATGATGCTGGCGCGTTTGCGCGCTGGAGCCGCTTTCTGCTGGCCAACCGCGAAACTGCCGAGCTGCGCCTTGAAGAGCAGCAGCGTGGCGCGGCGCTGGCGCGCTTGCTCGATGGTTGGCAGTTGGGCCAGGCCCCGGCCTGGCGCCCAAGCCTGGAACTCAGCCAGTTGGGCGGCATGGCCTGGCTGGCCGTGCACTGGTCGATCCCGTTGCGCCAGCTTGCCCTTGGGCATGCCTTCGCCTGGTTGGAGGGCGCGGTCATGGCTGGGGTCAAACTGGTGCCGTTCGGCCAGCAGGCGGCCCAGACCCTGCTGCGCGACCTGGGTGAGACACTGCCCGGCATCATCGACCACGCCCTGGCGCTTGGTGACGACCAGCTCGGTGGCGGCTTGCCGCTGCTGGCCATTGCATCATCGCGTCACGAAACCCAATACACCCGTTTATTCCGTTCCTGA
- a CDS encoding DUF899 domain-containing protein yields the protein MNPQKPDIVSRSQWLAARRQLWLHEKAFTHQRDELAAARRALPWVKLEHPYTFQGPHGELSLGDLFAGRSQLLVYHFMFAEGWSEGCPGCSFLADHFDGANLHLAHHDVSLVAVSRAPRAEFQAFAQRMGWRFPWYSSNGSSFNEDFGVSVATDGNSHYNYEPYTGNDSELPGLSAFYRDQDGSVFHTYSTYARGLDILVNTYNFLDIAPLGRNEEGTMDWVRHHDRYEIQPGKPHCCHD from the coding sequence ATGAACCCTCAAAAGCCCGACATCGTCTCGCGCAGCCAATGGTTGGCCGCCCGCCGTCAGCTATGGCTGCATGAAAAAGCCTTTACCCACCAGCGCGACGAACTGGCCGCCGCCCGCCGCGCCCTGCCCTGGGTCAAGCTGGAGCATCCCTACACTTTTCAAGGCCCGCACGGCGAGCTGAGCTTAGGCGACCTGTTCGCCGGGCGCAGTCAGTTGCTGGTCTACCATTTCATGTTTGCCGAGGGCTGGAGCGAAGGCTGCCCCGGCTGCTCGTTCCTCGCCGACCATTTCGACGGCGCCAACCTGCACCTGGCGCATCACGATGTTTCGCTGGTCGCCGTTTCGCGTGCGCCCCGCGCTGAGTTCCAGGCATTTGCCCAGCGCATGGGCTGGCGCTTTCCCTGGTACTCGTCAAACGGCAGCAGTTTCAATGAAGATTTCGGCGTCAGTGTCGCCACTGACGGCAACAGCCACTACAACTACGAACCCTACACCGGCAACGACAGCGAGCTGCCTGGGTTGAGCGCCTTCTACCGGGACCAGGACGGCAGCGTCTTTCATACCTACTCAACCTATGCGCGCGGGCTCGACATCCTGGTCAATACCTACAATTTCCTCGACATTGCGCCATTGGGGCGCAACGAGGAAGGCACCATGGACTGGGTGCGGCATCACGATCGCTACGAAATCCAGCCCGGCAAACCGCATTGCTGCCATGACTGA
- a CDS encoding urease subunit gamma — protein sequence MELTPREKDKLLLFTAALLAERRLARGLKLNYPEAVALISAAVLEGARDGRTVAELMSLGREVIGREHVMDGVPEMLHDVQVEATFPDGTKLVTVHDPIV from the coding sequence ATGGAGCTGACCCCGAGAGAGAAAGACAAACTGCTGCTGTTCACTGCCGCGCTGTTGGCGGAACGGCGCCTGGCCCGTGGCCTGAAGCTCAACTACCCCGAGGCGGTGGCGCTGATCAGCGCCGCAGTGCTCGAAGGCGCCCGTGATGGGCGTACGGTAGCCGAGCTGATGAGCCTGGGCCGGGAAGTGATCGGCCGCGAGCACGTCATGGACGGTGTGCCCGAGATGCTCCATGACGTGCAGGTCGAAGCCACCTTCCCTGACGGCACCAAGCTGGTGACCGTGCATGACCCCATCGTCTGA
- the ureE gene encoding urease accessory protein UreE, with the protein MIVLTRRIDASDTITGTVTLDVDSRIKSRLRVALDDGREAGLMLERGHLLRGGELLADAAGSQVVQVLAAPEAVSTVRCSDPHLLARAAYHLGNRHVPLQIEPGLLRYQHDHVLDDMLRGLGLTVEAEQAPFEPEAGAYQSAPHSHSHGHDHPFVRLPAHS; encoded by the coding sequence ATGATTGTCCTGACCCGCCGGATCGATGCATCCGACACTATCACCGGCACCGTTACCCTGGACGTCGATAGCCGTATCAAGAGCCGCTTGCGGGTTGCCCTCGACGATGGCCGGGAGGCGGGCCTGATGCTTGAGCGCGGCCACCTGCTGCGCGGTGGCGAGCTGCTGGCCGATGCCGCGGGCAGCCAGGTGGTGCAGGTACTCGCAGCGCCCGAGGCAGTATCGACCGTGCGTTGCAGCGACCCGCACCTGCTGGCGCGTGCCGCGTACCACCTGGGCAACCGCCACGTCCCCCTGCAGATCGAGCCGGGCCTGCTGCGTTACCAGCACGACCACGTGCTTGACGACATGCTGCGCGGCCTGGGCCTGACGGTCGAGGCCGAGCAGGCACCGTTCGAGCCAGAAGCCGGGGCCTACCAGAGCGCGCCGCACAGCCACAGCCATGGGCACGATCACCCCTTCGTGCGCCTGCCAGCCCATTCCTGA
- a CDS encoding urease subunit beta: MIPGEIQVAAGDIELNAGRETVSVNVANHGDRPVQVGSHYHFYEVNDALVFDREPSRGFRLDIPAGTAVRFEPGQARTVQLVAYAGKREVYGFQGKVMGALEGQA; the protein is encoded by the coding sequence ATGATCCCAGGTGAAATCCAGGTCGCCGCCGGCGACATCGAACTCAACGCCGGCCGCGAAACGGTCAGTGTCAACGTGGCCAATCATGGCGACCGGCCGGTGCAGGTGGGCTCGCATTACCACTTTTACGAGGTCAACGATGCCCTGGTGTTCGACCGCGAGCCTAGTCGCGGCTTTCGTCTCGACATTCCGGCCGGCACTGCCGTGCGCTTCGAGCCGGGCCAGGCGCGTACCGTGCAGCTGGTCGCCTACGCCGGCAAGCGCGAGGTGTATGGCTTTCAGGGCAAAGTGATGGGCGCACTGGAGGGCCAGGCATGA
- a CDS encoding Y-family DNA polymerase: MLWACILLPQLALDSILRERDDADAPLVLIGGPVQRRVLQAVNPAAAALGLRAGLTLTAARALADGFTCVEADAARIEQLQQLLAAWAYRFSAQVSLHYPRAVLLEVGSSLQLFGPWPVFEARLREELAALGLRQRIVLATNPVAARMLANGHDGLALSCPQATRSALARMPIARVGLPQDAAEAFASMGLHQLDQVLALPRDALARRFGAQVQLHLDQLLGLRTLGLSFYQPPDRFETRLELNFDVESHQALLFPLRRMLNDLAAFLAGRDCGVQRFSLYLEHAEGPDTPLQVGLLAAERDAAMLFELARGRLEPLRIPAPVRNLRLVADDLPAFVPQHHALFDPRAQQAQPWEQLRERLRARLGDDAVKGLRAEADHRPECAWQAAEYGGQGSLPTLPGSRPGWLLPQPLALDPSVHRLLGQAERIESGWWDGGDVRRDYYRIETREGLRGWAYRDLAQPGALWLQGWFA, encoded by the coding sequence ATGCTCTGGGCCTGCATCCTACTGCCGCAATTGGCGCTGGACTCGATCCTGCGTGAACGTGATGACGCCGATGCGCCCCTGGTGCTGATCGGCGGGCCGGTACAACGGCGTGTGTTGCAAGCGGTGAACCCTGCTGCGGCAGCGCTCGGTCTGCGTGCTGGGCTAACCCTCACCGCCGCCCGCGCCTTGGCCGACGGTTTCACCTGCGTTGAAGCAGACGCGGCGCGCATCGAGCAACTGCAGCAATTGCTGGCGGCCTGGGCGTACCGCTTCAGTGCCCAGGTCAGCTTGCATTACCCGCGTGCCGTGTTGCTGGAAGTGGGCTCCAGCCTGCAACTGTTTGGCCCATGGCCCGTGTTCGAGGCGCGTCTGCGCGAGGAGCTCGCAGCCCTCGGGCTGCGTCAGCGGATTGTCCTGGCCACCAACCCAGTGGCGGCGCGCATGCTTGCCAATGGTCATGACGGCCTGGCATTGAGCTGCCCGCAAGCAACCCGGTCGGCGCTGGCGCGTATGCCCATTGCGCGGGTGGGGTTGCCACAGGACGCCGCTGAAGCGTTCGCCAGCATGGGGCTGCATCAGCTTGACCAGGTATTGGCCTTGCCGCGGGATGCCCTGGCCAGACGCTTCGGTGCCCAGGTCCAGTTGCACCTGGACCAGTTGCTGGGGCTGCGTACGCTCGGCTTGAGCTTCTATCAGCCGCCGGACCGCTTCGAAACGCGGCTGGAGCTCAACTTCGACGTGGAATCGCACCAGGCGTTGCTGTTCCCGTTGCGGCGCATGCTCAACGACCTGGCCGCCTTCCTGGCCGGGCGAGACTGCGGGGTACAGCGGTTCAGCCTGTACCTGGAGCACGCCGAGGGGCCGGACACGCCCCTGCAGGTCGGCCTGCTGGCGGCAGAACGTGATGCGGCAATGCTCTTCGAACTGGCGCGCGGGCGCCTGGAGCCGCTGCGCATCCCGGCACCGGTGCGTAATCTGCGCCTGGTGGCCGATGACTTGCCGGCTTTCGTGCCCCAGCACCATGCGTTGTTCGACCCACGGGCCCAGCAGGCCCAACCCTGGGAGCAACTGCGTGAGCGCTTGCGTGCCCGGCTGGGCGACGACGCGGTCAAGGGCCTGCGCGCTGAAGCCGACCACCGCCCCGAATGTGCCTGGCAGGCCGCCGAGTATGGCGGGCAGGGCAGCCTGCCCACCTTGCCCGGGAGCCGCCCAGGCTGGTTGTTGCCCCAGCCACTGGCACTGGACCCCAGCGTTCACAGGTTGCTGGGGCAGGCTGAGCGTATCGAGTCGGGCTGGTGGGATGGCGGTGATGTGCGCCGCGACTATTACCGCATCGAAACGCGTGAAGGCCTGCGCGGCTGGGCCTACCGCGACCTGGCCCAGCCCGGAGCCTTGTGGCTGCAAGGCTGGTTCGCATGA
- the lexA gene encoding transcriptional repressor LexA, with product MCSMDNLTPKRRAILDFIRERITDHGQPPSLADIAQRFGFASRSVARKHITALCQAGYIDVTPNQARGIRLAAPLRRPEILEVPVLGQVAAGAPIGPDLGIHEQLLIDPSLFRRTPDYLLKVRGDSMIDDGIFDGDLVGIRQQGEARDGQIVVARLDGEVTIKRLQRQPGGYRLLPRNPAYAPIDVGPEREFFIEGVFCGLLRRD from the coding sequence ATGTGCTCCATGGACAATCTTACCCCCAAACGCCGCGCAATCCTCGACTTCATCCGTGAACGCATCACCGATCATGGCCAGCCGCCGAGCCTTGCCGACATCGCCCAGCGTTTCGGCTTCGCCTCCCGCAGTGTTGCGCGCAAGCACATCACTGCCCTGTGCCAGGCCGGCTACATCGACGTCACGCCCAATCAGGCACGTGGCATCCGCCTGGCCGCACCCTTGCGCCGCCCGGAAATTCTCGAAGTGCCCGTGCTGGGCCAGGTGGCTGCAGGCGCGCCGATCGGCCCCGACCTGGGCATTCACGAGCAGTTGCTGATTGACCCCAGCCTGTTCCGGCGTACACCGGACTACCTGCTCAAAGTGCGCGGCGACTCGATGATCGATGACGGCATCTTCGACGGTGACCTGGTGGGTATTCGCCAGCAAGGTGAGGCCCGCGATGGCCAGATCGTGGTCGCCCGCCTCGACGGCGAGGTCACCATCAAACGCCTGCAACGCCAACCCGGCGGCTACCGGCTGCTGCCACGCAACCCTGCCTATGCGCCGATCGATGTCGGGCCTGAGCGCGAATTCTTCATCGAAGGCGTGTTCTGCGGCCTGTTGAGGCGCGACTGA
- the ureC gene encoding urease subunit alpha, whose amino-acid sequence MSRISRRAYADMFGPTVGDRVRLADTALWVEVEKDFTVYGEEVKFGGGKVIRDGMGQGQMLAAQAMDLVLTNALIIDHWGIVKADIGVKHGRIAAIGKAGNPDVQPGVTVPVGPGTEVIAAEGKIVTAGGIDSHIHFICPQQVEEALTSGVTTFIGGGTGPATGTNATTCTPGPWYLARMLQAADSLPINIGLLGKGNASRPDALREQIAAGAVGLKLHEDWGSTPAAIDCCLGVAEEMDIQVAIHTDTLNESGCIEDTLAAIGDRTIHTFHTEGAGGGHAPDIIRAAGQANVLPSSTNPTLPYTVNTVDEHLDMLMVCHHLDPSIAEDVAFAESRIRRETIAAEDILHDMGAFAMTSSDSQAMGRVGEVVLRTWQVAHQMKVRRGPLAPDSSYSDNFRVKRYIAKYTLNPALTHGIAHEVGSVEVGKLADLVLWSPAFFAVKPALVIKGGMIVTAPMGDINGSIPTPQPVHYRPMFGALGAARHATRMTFLPQAAMDRGLAQELGLQSLIGVAHGCRQVRKADMVHNTLQPVIEVDSQTYQVRADGELLVCEPASELPLAQRYFLF is encoded by the coding sequence ATGAGCCGTATTTCACGTCGGGCCTATGCCGACATGTTCGGCCCTACTGTCGGCGACCGTGTACGGCTGGCCGACACTGCGCTGTGGGTGGAGGTGGAGAAGGACTTCACGGTTTACGGCGAAGAGGTCAAGTTCGGTGGTGGCAAGGTCATCCGCGACGGCATGGGCCAGGGCCAGATGCTTGCTGCCCAGGCCATGGACCTGGTGTTGACCAACGCCTTGATCATCGATCATTGGGGTATCGTCAAGGCCGATATCGGCGTCAAGCACGGGCGTATCGCTGCCATCGGCAAGGCCGGCAACCCTGACGTGCAGCCGGGCGTGACCGTGCCAGTGGGCCCAGGCACCGAAGTGATCGCGGCCGAAGGCAAGATCGTCACCGCCGGGGGCATCGATTCGCACATTCACTTCATCTGCCCTCAGCAGGTGGAAGAAGCGCTGACCAGTGGCGTCACCACGTTCATCGGCGGTGGCACCGGGCCGGCCACCGGTACCAATGCCACCACCTGCACCCCGGGGCCCTGGTACCTGGCGCGCATGCTCCAGGCGGCCGACAGCCTGCCGATCAACATCGGCCTGCTGGGCAAGGGCAATGCCTCGCGTCCTGACGCGCTGCGCGAGCAGATCGCTGCGGGTGCGGTGGGCCTGAAGTTGCACGAGGACTGGGGCTCTACCCCGGCCGCCATCGACTGCTGCCTGGGCGTTGCCGAGGAAATGGACATCCAGGTGGCGATTCACACCGACACCCTCAATGAATCCGGCTGCATCGAAGACACCCTGGCCGCCATCGGTGACCGCACCATTCATACCTTCCACACCGAAGGGGCCGGCGGCGGCCATGCACCCGACATCATCCGTGCGGCAGGGCAGGCCAACGTGCTGCCATCCTCGACCAACCCGACCCTGCCTTATACGGTCAACACCGTAGATGAACACCTCGACATGCTGATGGTCTGCCACCACCTGGACCCGAGCATCGCCGAGGACGTGGCGTTCGCCGAGTCACGCATCCGCCGCGAAACCATCGCCGCCGAAGACATCCTGCATGACATGGGCGCGTTCGCCATGACCTCGTCCGACTCCCAGGCCATGGGCCGCGTCGGTGAGGTGGTGCTGCGCACCTGGCAGGTCGCCCACCAGATGAAGGTGCGCCGCGGGCCTCTGGCACCGGACAGCAGCTACAGCGACAACTTCCGGGTCAAGCGCTACATCGCCAAATACACCCTCAACCCGGCGCTGACCCATGGCATCGCCCATGAGGTGGGGTCGGTGGAGGTGGGCAAGCTGGCTGATCTGGTGCTGTGGTCGCCGGCCTTCTTCGCGGTCAAGCCGGCACTGGTCATCAAGGGCGGGATGATCGTCACCGCGCCCATGGGCGACATCAACGGCTCGATTCCGACCCCACAGCCGGTGCATTACCGGCCCATGTTCGGGGCGCTCGGTGCTGCCCGCCATGCCACGCGCATGACCTTCCTGCCCCAGGCCGCCATGGACCGTGGCCTGGCCCAGGAACTGGGCTTGCAGAGCCTGATCGGCGTGGCCCACGGCTGCCGCCAGGTACGCAAGGCCGACATGGTCCACAACACGTTGCAACCGGTGATCGAAGTCGATTCGCAGACCTACCAGGTACGCGCCGACGGCGAACTGCTGGTGTGCGAGCCGGCCAGCGAACTGCCGCTGGCTCAGCGTTATTTCCTGTTCTGA
- a CDS encoding HupE/UreJ family protein translates to MKKTLALALLLVALPAFAHPGHDSNPLHDGLLHPLTGLDHLLMLLGTGVLAALTRRNLALPLATLTAMFAGAVCGHLFGDVLGMETMIAVSVLVAGVAVLLPSRQLLLALAMPVFALFHGWAHGVEATPSAFWLFSAGFVTVSGLLLVVGFAVGCLLRRHSALQKAFGGGMLAGAAVVLAG, encoded by the coding sequence ATGAAAAAAACGCTTGCCCTTGCGCTGCTGCTGGTTGCTCTGCCGGCCTTCGCCCACCCGGGCCATGACAGCAATCCGCTGCACGATGGCCTGCTGCATCCGCTGACCGGCCTCGATCACCTGTTGATGCTGTTGGGTACCGGTGTGCTGGCGGCCTTGACCCGACGCAACCTGGCCTTGCCGCTGGCAACCTTGACGGCGATGTTCGCTGGCGCCGTGTGTGGCCACCTGTTCGGTGATGTGCTGGGCATGGAGACCATGATCGCCGTGTCGGTGCTGGTGGCAGGCGTCGCCGTACTGCTGCCTAGCCGCCAGTTGCTGCTGGCGCTGGCCATGCCTGTGTTTGCCCTGTTCCATGGCTGGGCCCATGGCGTTGAGGCCACGCCCAGCGCCTTCTGGCTGTTCAGCGCCGGTTTCGTCACCGTCAGCGGCTTGCTGCTGGTCGTGGGCTTCGCTGTCGGTTGCCTGCTGCGCCGCCATAGCGCGCTGCAGAAAGCCTTTGGTGGCGGCATGCTTGCCGGCGCCGCAGTGGTGCTGGCCGGTTGA
- a CDS encoding HAD family hydrolase: MLTALLFDLDGTLTDTDTLHLQAFRQLLRDHDGRELTQAQFDAQISGRANGPLFAELFPNAGAQECLALADRKEALFRELAPALEPMPGLLRLLDYARARCIGMCVVTNAPRLNAEHMLTAMGLGAHFEHVLVAEELARPKPDPLPYLTGLQRLEATAGEALAFEDSLPGVKAASGAGIFTVGVATTQTAERLMAAGASLVVDDFDDPRLWEVIEAMQCSA; this comes from the coding sequence ATGCTGACTGCACTGCTGTTCGACCTCGACGGAACCCTCACCGACACCGACACCCTGCATTTGCAGGCTTTCCGTCAGTTGTTGCGCGACCATGATGGCCGTGAGCTGACCCAGGCCCAGTTCGATGCCCAGATCAGCGGCCGGGCCAATGGGCCCTTGTTTGCCGAGCTGTTCCCAAACGCCGGCGCGCAGGAATGCCTGGCGCTGGCTGATCGCAAGGAAGCGCTGTTCCGCGAGCTGGCCCCTGCCCTTGAACCCATGCCGGGGCTGCTGCGCCTGCTGGACTATGCCCGGGCACGCTGTATCGGCATGTGCGTGGTGACCAACGCACCAAGGCTCAATGCCGAGCACATGCTCACTGCCATGGGCCTTGGCGCACACTTCGAGCATGTGCTGGTGGCCGAGGAACTGGCACGGCCCAAGCCTGACCCGTTGCCGTACCTGACCGGCTTGCAGCGCCTGGAGGCAACGGCCGGGGAGGCGCTGGCGTTCGAGGATTCGTTGCCAGGTGTGAAAGCGGCGAGCGGCGCCGGGATCTTTACCGTGGGGGTTGCCACGACACAGACGGCAGAGCGGCTGATGGCTGCGGGGGCCAGCCTTGTGGTGGATGATTTTGACGATCCGCGGTTGTGGGAGGTGATAGAAGCGATGCAGTGCAGCGCTTGA
- the ureG gene encoding urease accessory protein UreG codes for MQSYQQPLRVGVGGPVGSGKTALLECLCKAMRDHYQIAVVTNDIYTKEDQRILTEAGALEPERIVGVETGGCPHTAIREDASMNLAAVEALARKFGNLEVIFVESGGDNLSATFSPELADLTIYVIDVAEGEKIPRKGGPGITKSDFLVINKTDLAPYVGASLEVMERDTQRMRPERPWTFSNLKKGEGLQAVIDFIVERGMLGVRG; via the coding sequence ATGCAAAGCTATCAGCAACCCCTGCGCGTCGGTGTCGGCGGCCCGGTCGGCTCTGGCAAGACCGCGCTGCTCGAATGCTTGTGCAAAGCCATGCGCGACCACTACCAGATCGCCGTGGTCACCAACGATATCTACACCAAGGAAGACCAGCGCATCCTTACTGAGGCCGGTGCGCTGGAGCCCGAGCGCATCGTCGGCGTCGAAACCGGTGGCTGCCCGCACACCGCCATCCGTGAGGATGCCTCGATGAACCTGGCTGCCGTGGAAGCGTTGGCGCGCAAGTTCGGCAACCTTGAAGTCATCTTCGTGGAAAGCGGTGGCGACAACCTCAGCGCCACCTTCAGCCCTGAGCTGGCCGACCTGACCATCTACGTGATCGACGTGGCCGAAGGCGAAAAAATCCCGCGCAAGGGCGGGCCTGGCATCACCAAGTCCGATTTTCTGGTGATCAACAAGACCGACCTCGCGCCCTACGTCGGTGCCTCGCTGGAGGTGATGGAGCGTGATACCCAGCGTATGCGCCCGGAGCGCCCGTGGACGTTCAGCAACCTGAAGAAAGGCGAGGGCCTGCAGGCGGTGATCGACTTCATCGTCGAGCGGGGGATGCTGGGGGTGAGGGGCTGA
- a CDS encoding sensor domain-containing diguanylate cyclase — protein MFHLRTLVVGIVVLACLATLCNTLAVAYRVQHRALVDLELKANQAYASKLASDIDEFLRSARNHLSYSAGQLGGGLDDLAALQSEAERLQVQDKDFNSIVIVNAQGQVLVAHPDIEQVTSHHQHSSEIRQAVQARQPWVSSAYTSRGGDLVIFVSQPIFAADGRYLGIVGGSVFLKKESALHTLIGLHYQQDGTFAFVADADLRLLHHPEHARIGTQVSDSPTISAALRGQTGTLEVPNSAGVPMLAGFAPVPEAHWAVVVQTPRDLALAPLGEMTRKVLLYILPVSIIGLLLMLWMTYRLTLPLRQLAHSASHLSATQTGDQLRRIDAWYVEVAAIRRALLTGEQLLQEKFGKLRQQAQSDALTGLANRRAMQLTLDALMQSPRAFAVLALDIDHFKQVNDNFGHDAGDEVLKHLAELLRHNSRHDDLPCRVGGEEFTMLLPDTGLADARRIAERIRAAVEQADAPHVGKLSVSIGVACRRPDTHQADSVLKQADGQLYKAKHNGRNRVEVLDLSPSPPASPARR, from the coding sequence ATGTTCCACCTACGCACCCTGGTCGTTGGCATTGTCGTGCTGGCGTGCCTGGCAACCCTGTGCAACACCCTCGCGGTCGCCTACCGGGTACAGCACCGCGCCTTGGTCGACCTGGAGCTCAAGGCCAACCAAGCCTATGCGAGCAAACTGGCATCGGATATCGACGAGTTCCTGCGCTCGGCACGCAACCACTTGTCCTACAGTGCCGGGCAACTGGGCGGCGGCCTGGACGACCTGGCCGCGCTGCAAAGTGAAGCCGAGCGGCTGCAGGTGCAGGACAAGGACTTCAACTCCATCGTCATCGTCAACGCCCAAGGCCAGGTGCTGGTGGCGCATCCGGACATAGAACAGGTCACCAGCCACCACCAGCACTCCAGCGAAATCCGCCAAGCCGTGCAAGCCCGCCAGCCGTGGGTCAGTTCCGCCTACACCTCGCGCGGGGGCGATTTGGTGATCTTCGTTTCGCAGCCGATCTTTGCCGCCGATGGCCGCTACCTGGGCATTGTCGGCGGTTCGGTGTTTCTCAAGAAAGAAAGCGCATTGCATACGTTGATCGGCCTGCACTACCAACAGGACGGCACCTTCGCCTTCGTCGCCGACGCCGACCTACGCCTGCTGCACCACCCCGAGCATGCGCGCATTGGCACCCAGGTCAGCGACAGCCCAACGATCAGCGCGGCGCTGCGTGGCCAGACAGGCACCCTCGAAGTGCCCAACTCTGCCGGCGTTCCCATGCTTGCGGGCTTTGCCCCGGTGCCTGAAGCGCACTGGGCAGTGGTGGTGCAGACACCGCGGGACCTGGCCTTGGCGCCCCTGGGCGAAATGACTCGCAAGGTGCTGCTCTATATCCTGCCGGTCAGCATCATCGGCTTGCTGTTGATGCTCTGGATGACCTACCGCCTGACCTTGCCGTTACGCCAACTGGCACACAGCGCCAGCCACCTGTCCGCCACCCAGACCGGCGATCAGCTGCGCCGAATCGATGCGTGGTACGTGGAGGTCGCAGCCATCCGCCGCGCCTTGCTGACAGGCGAGCAATTGTTGCAGGAAAAATTCGGCAAGCTGCGCCAACAGGCTCAGAGTGATGCCCTGACCGGCCTTGCCAACCGGCGTGCCATGCAACTGACGCTGGACGCCTTGATGCAGAGCCCAAGAGCATTCGCCGTGCTGGCCCTGGACATCGACCATTTCAAACAGGTCAACGATAACTTTGGCCACGATGCGGGCGATGAGGTGCTCAAACACCTCGCCGAGCTGTTGCGCCATAATTCACGCCACGACGACCTGCCCTGCCGGGTCGGCGGCGAGGAATTCACCATGCTGCTGCCGGACACTGGCCTGGCCGATGCCCGGCGCATTGCCGAACGCATACGCGCCGCGGTCGAACAGGCCGACGCACCGCATGTGGGCAAGCTCAGCGTGTCGATCGGCGTGGCCTGCCGCCGGCCCGATACGCATCAGGCCGACAGCGTGCTCAAGCAAGCCGACGGGCAGTTGTACAAAGCCAAACACAACGGCCGCAACCGCGTCGAAGTGCTTGACCTCAGCCCCTCACCCCCAGCATCCCCCGCTCGACGATGA
- the imuA gene encoding translesion DNA synthesis-associated protein ImuA: MGAVVDLDRLLDQRQVWRGRQARVRPAGLQPTGHAALDQRLPEGGWPAAALSELLLASPGCGELQLLWPSLARLTADGGRVVLVAPPFIPYAPAWQAAGVDLRWLVQVDAQQADALWAAEQCLRSGSCAAVLCWPERADDRALRRLQVAAETGQALAFACRPQQAAHNPSPAAVRIAIDARPAQWRVLKCRGGLPPAAAIPCAWQG, from the coding sequence ATGGGCGCGGTGGTCGACCTTGACCGCTTGCTGGACCAGCGCCAGGTCTGGCGCGGCCGGCAGGCGCGGGTCCGGCCGGCCGGGTTGCAGCCCACCGGCCATGCGGCGCTTGATCAACGGCTGCCGGAGGGTGGCTGGCCCGCAGCTGCGCTGAGCGAGTTGCTGTTGGCCAGCCCTGGATGTGGCGAACTGCAACTCTTGTGGCCCTCATTGGCCCGGCTGACCGCCGATGGCGGGCGAGTGGTGCTGGTGGCGCCTCCCTTTATCCCTTACGCACCGGCATGGCAAGCGGCCGGGGTGGACTTGCGCTGGCTGGTCCAGGTCGATGCCCAGCAGGCTGATGCCCTCTGGGCTGCCGAGCAGTGCCTGCGCTCTGGCAGTTGCGCCGCAGTACTGTGCTGGCCGGAGCGAGCCGATGACCGTGCGTTGCGCCGCCTGCAGGTGGCGGCAGAAACCGGGCAGGCGCTGGCTTTTGCCTGCCGGCCGCAGCAGGCTGCGCACAATCCATCCCCGGCCGCGGTACGCATCGCCATCGACGCGCGGCCCGCGCAGTGGCGTGTGCTCAAGTGTCGCGGTGGTTTACCGCCGGCTGCAGCCATCCCCTGTGCCTGGCAGGGGTGA